Proteins found in one Halobaculum sp. MBLA0147 genomic segment:
- a CDS encoding alpha-ketoacid dehydrogenase subunit beta: protein MSTQEHDTEATQSLTLVQAVRDGLETEMAADEDVVVMGEDVGANGGVFRATEGLYEEFGGDRVIDTPLAESGIVGTAVGMAAMGMRPVAECQFSGFMYPGFDQIVSHMPRLRTRSRGRFTCPMVLRAPYGGGIRAPEHHSESKEAFYAHEAGLKVAIPSTPYDTKGMLIAAIRDPDPVVFLEPKLIYRAFRGDVPETDYEVPLGEAAVRREGTDVSVFTYGAMTRPTMAAAEELAEDGIDAEVIDLRSVSPLDRETIVESFQKTGRACVAHEAPKTGGLAGEITAILQEEALLYQEAPVKRVTGYDVPYPLYALEDYYMPNEARIADGIKEAVEF from the coding sequence ATGAGCACACAGGAACACGACACCGAGGCGACACAGAGCCTCACGCTGGTACAGGCGGTACGCGACGGACTCGAGACGGAGATGGCCGCGGACGAGGACGTGGTCGTGATGGGCGAAGACGTCGGCGCCAACGGCGGCGTCTTCCGCGCGACGGAGGGGCTGTACGAGGAGTTCGGCGGCGACCGCGTGATCGACACGCCGCTGGCGGAGTCCGGCATCGTCGGGACGGCCGTCGGGATGGCTGCGATGGGGATGCGGCCGGTCGCGGAGTGTCAGTTCTCCGGGTTCATGTACCCCGGCTTCGACCAGATCGTCTCGCACATGCCGCGGCTCCGCACCCGCTCGCGCGGGCGGTTCACCTGTCCGATGGTGTTGCGCGCGCCGTACGGCGGCGGGATCCGCGCGCCGGAACACCACTCGGAGTCGAAGGAGGCGTTCTACGCCCACGAGGCGGGGCTGAAGGTCGCCATCCCGTCGACGCCGTACGACACGAAGGGGATGTTGATCGCCGCGATCCGCGACCCGGACCCGGTCGTCTTCCTCGAACCGAAGCTGATCTACCGGGCGTTCCGCGGCGACGTGCCGGAGACGGACTACGAGGTGCCGCTGGGCGAGGCCGCGGTGCGCCGCGAGGGGACGGACGTGTCGGTGTTCACCTACGGCGCGATGACGCGGCCGACGATGGCCGCCGCCGAGGAGTTGGCCGAGGATGGGATCGACGCCGAGGTGATCGACCTCCGGTCCGTCTCGCCGCTGGACCGCGAGACGATCGTGGAGTCGTTCCAGAAGACGGGTCGTGCGTGCGTCGCCCACGAGGCCCCGAAGACCGGTGGGCTAGCCGGGGAGATCACCGCCATCCTGCAGGAGGAGGCGCTGTTGTACCAGGAGGCGCCGGTCAAGCGCGTGACGGGGTACGACGTGCCGTACCCGCTGTACGCGCTGGAAGACTACTACATGCCCAACGAAGCCCGGATCGCAGACGGGATCAAGGAGGCGGTGGAGTTCTAG
- a CDS encoding dihydrolipoamide acetyltransferase family protein, with product MAREEFKLPDVGEGIAEGELVNWLVDEGDRVTEDQPVAEVETDKALVDVPSPFDGIVAELLAEEGEMVPVGDVIVVFESDEPEADDATGGEPSDAGSDATDTGADAGGADAGGATGGAAGDGTTAAAGGDGAAETADAAENGGGELDVSDGRVFAPPSARRAAREHGVDITEVEGTGPSGRITVNDVREHAASAGGDDVDGPKSVDLDSGQTVVSGDGATGADGASAANGADATGTTESAGGAGAAGGAGGAASVESADRETTLAAPATRRVAEEEGVDLDAVPTDETRDGEAFVTAEEVHAYAEAQRTAQAADAAAAGSATEAGTADAAGGAGGATAGVAAGSGASGDASGDGVADRVPYRGVRKTIGEKMAESKYTAPHVTHHDTATVDDLVETRERLAPRADERDVSLTYTPFVVKAVVAALEEYPILNSQLNEDEEEIVIHDEYHVGIAVATDAGLMVPVVENADEKGLVELSAEITDLATRARNRELSPDELRGSTFTISNFGVFGGEYATPIINYPETAILGLGELEERAVAEDGEVRAAPTLPLSVSIDHRVIDGAEAAQFANTVMEYLESPELLLL from the coding sequence ATGGCACGCGAAGAGTTCAAGCTCCCCGACGTCGGCGAGGGCATCGCCGAGGGGGAACTGGTCAACTGGCTCGTCGACGAGGGTGACAGGGTCACCGAAGACCAGCCGGTCGCCGAGGTGGAGACGGACAAGGCGCTGGTCGACGTCCCGTCCCCGTTCGACGGGATCGTGGCGGAGTTGCTCGCCGAGGAGGGGGAGATGGTCCCCGTCGGCGACGTGATCGTCGTGTTCGAGTCCGACGAGCCCGAGGCGGACGACGCGACGGGCGGCGAACCGAGCGACGCCGGATCGGACGCGACCGACACCGGGGCGGACGCGGGCGGCGCGGACGCGGGCGGCGCGACGGGTGGTGCCGCGGGTGACGGCACCACGGCCGCGGCGGGCGGCGACGGCGCCGCCGAGACCGCCGACGCGGCGGAGAACGGCGGCGGCGAGTTGGACGTCTCCGACGGGCGCGTGTTCGCGCCGCCGTCGGCGCGACGCGCCGCACGCGAACACGGCGTCGACATCACCGAGGTCGAGGGGACCGGGCCGAGCGGGCGGATCACCGTCAACGACGTGCGCGAACACGCCGCGTCCGCCGGTGGCGACGACGTGGACGGGCCGAAGTCGGTCGACCTCGACAGCGGCCAGACGGTCGTCTCCGGCGACGGAGCGACGGGTGCCGACGGAGCGAGTGCGGCGAACGGGGCCGACGCTACAGGGACCACCGAGAGCGCGGGTGGTGCCGGTGCGGCAGGCGGTGCCGGTGGCGCAGCCAGCGTGGAGTCGGCGGACCGCGAGACGACACTCGCCGCCCCGGCGACACGACGGGTCGCGGAGGAGGAGGGTGTCGACCTCGACGCCGTCCCGACAGACGAGACCCGCGACGGCGAGGCGTTCGTCACCGCCGAGGAGGTCCACGCCTACGCCGAGGCCCAGCGGACGGCCCAGGCCGCCGACGCCGCGGCCGCCGGGAGCGCGACCGAGGCCGGCACGGCCGACGCAGCTGGTGGTGCCGGCGGCGCGACGGCAGGTGTAGCGGCCGGCAGCGGGGCGAGCGGGGACGCGAGCGGCGACGGCGTCGCGGACCGGGTGCCGTACCGCGGCGTCCGGAAGACGATCGGCGAGAAGATGGCGGAGTCGAAGTACACCGCGCCCCACGTCACCCACCACGACACGGCGACGGTGGACGACCTCGTCGAGACCCGCGAGCGGCTCGCGCCGCGGGCCGACGAGCGCGACGTGTCGCTCACCTACACCCCGTTCGTGGTGAAGGCGGTCGTGGCCGCGCTCGAAGAGTACCCGATCCTCAACTCCCAGTTGAACGAGGACGAGGAGGAGATCGTGATCCACGACGAGTACCACGTCGGGATCGCGGTCGCGACGGACGCCGGCCTGATGGTGCCGGTCGTAGAGAACGCCGACGAGAAGGGACTCGTCGAACTGTCGGCGGAGATCACCGACCTGGCGACGCGCGCCCGGAACCGGGAGCTGTCGCCCGACGAACTCCGCGGGAGTACGTTCACCATCTCGAACTTCGGCGTGTTCGGCGGCGAGTACGCGACGCCGATCATCAACTACCCGGAGACGGCGATCCTCGGGCTGGGCGAACTCGAGGAGCGTGCCGTCGCCGAGGACGGCGAGGTGCGTGCCGCGCCGACACTGCCGCTGTCGGTGTCGATCGACCACCGCGTGATCGACGGCGCCGAGGCCGCGCAGTTCGCCAACACCGTGATGGAGTACCTGGAGTCGCCGGAACTCCTCCTGCTGTGA